The Sciurus carolinensis unplaced genomic scaffold, mSciCar1.2, whole genome shotgun sequence genome contains a region encoding:
- the LOC124975647 gene encoding olfactory receptor 4F3/4F16/4F29-like, whose product MDGGNHSVVSEFVLLGLTSSWEIQILLFLFFTTFYVASMLGNLLIVLTIISDRHLHSPMYFLLANLSFIDTGVSSIATPKMIYDLFRKHRAISLKGCITQMFFIHTVGGTEMVLLTVMAYDRYVAICKPLHYLTSMSLRTCTSLLAVAWTVGLIHSLVQLAFVVNLPFCGTNKMDSFYCDFPRFIKLACADTYRLEFLVVANSGFISTGTFFILIVSYVFILVTVRKHAWGGSARVLSTLSAHVTVVVFFFGPCIIVYVWPFPALPIDKFLAIFDVLITPFMNPIIYTFRNKEMKVAMRRLYFKALTSFRKRFFTQRPLGSYWQSLENEWQQVPYAHIIIHVLVTQVIKKLACHPSDPR is encoded by the exons ATGGATGGAGGAAATCACTCAGTGGTGTCTGAATTTGTGTTGCTGGGACTCACCAGTTCTTGGGAAATTCAGattctcctttttctgttcttcacGACATTTTATGTAGCAAGTATGCTGGGAAACCTTCTCATTGTGCTCACGATCATCTCAGACCGTCACCTACACTCCCCAATGTACTTCTTGCTGGCCAATCTCTCCTTCATCGATACAGGCGTGTCCAGCATCGCCACTCCAAAGATGATTTACGACCTCTTCAGAAAGCACAGAGCCATCTCCTTGAAAGGCTGCATCACACAGATGTTCTTCATTCACACCGTGGGAGGGACAGAGATGGTGCTGCTGACCGTCATGGCCTACgaccgctacgtggccatctgcaagcccctcCACTACCTGACCAGCATGAGCCTGAGAACGTGCACTTCTCTTCTGGCTGTGGCCTGGACCGTTGGACTCATCCACTCTCTGGTCCAGCTGGCTTTTGTTGTAAACTTGCCCTTTTGTGGAACCAACAAAATGGATAGCTTCTACTGTGATTTTCCTCGGTTCATCAAACTCGCGTGTGCAGACACTTACAGACTGGAGTTTCTGGTCGTTGCCAACAGTGGGTTCATCTCCACGGGCACCTTCTTCATCCTGATCGTGTCTTACGTCTTTATCCTGGTTACGGTTCGTAAACACGCTTGGGGTGGTTCAGCCAGGGTCCTCTCCACTCTCTCAGCTCACGTCACTGTGGTGGTCTTTTTCTTCGGTCCTTGCATCATTGTCTATGTGTGGCCCTTCCCTGCCTTACCCATAGATAAATTTTTAGCCATATTTGATGTTCTTATCACTCCTTTTATGAATCCTATCATCTATACCTTTAGAAATAAGGAGATGAAAGTGGCAATGAGGAGACTCTATTTTAAGGCTTTAACAAGCTTTAGGAAGAGGTTTTTTACACAAAGACCTCTGGGTTCATATTGGCAATCCTTGGAAa ATGAGTGGCAGCAGGTACCATATGCACACATTATTATTCACGTGTTAGTTACTCAAGTCATTAAGAAACTGGCCTGCCATCCATCAGATCCCAGGTGA